Below is a window of Rhodamnia argentea isolate NSW1041297 chromosome 11, ASM2092103v1, whole genome shotgun sequence DNA.
tagcCTAACAAGATTGGTGAGCGCCAAGTAAATGACATTCAGGGTTAAAACATTACGATGGCTTCAGCAGGCATCTGTAAATTGGGGTGACGAAGGTGCAAGTGATGGAATGTTTACGTCAGCTACTACGTAGCTGTCAACTGAACCCATCATTTGGTTGAAAATACATCAGATGGCAAAGATCAAATGAGAGGTTGGAATTAAGTATGCACGTTCAACATGACAAAAGGGGGAAGATGCAGCTTGAAAAATCAATCTGAATCTTTGACAGCAGATCATCTAGTAAATCTCCGACGGAGCAATCTCTCGCGATGACCTGAAAATTGGGAACTATATAAATATGacaatatttgaaaaatcaaagattAATGAAGAGCAAATCCAAATTACGCTGACGAGAATAGAATCCAACAAATAAATGAGCCTGCCGACAAAATTGCCTAGTGAACATATGAGGAATCTCACTATTCAAACCTCTCGAGTCTATATATACCATTTTACCCAAGTATATTACATAATGGTAACTGAAGTCGCGGAAAATGAAAATGCTCTACTTGGGTTATTTGATATCCCCATCAAGTTACACTGGGTTATTCAAATGTCCATAGTAATGCCCAGGTCAAGCATGAGAGGAATTTTCACACAACAGAAGCATCCGTAATTAGAGACAACCTTTGCAGTGCCGTTATGTTGCTGCATTTTTATGTCTCAGCATCCCTTCTGATTGGGTTCAGGGCTGGCATGTACACCCACCAGAAATTGCTGCCAGATCAGTGGATGACTTGTGAGATCTATGATGACATCACTGGTCAGATCATTCCCGGATTGTGGTGCTGGAACTAGGGAGGATCAACTAGGCATCAATAGTAGGATTAGCAAGCCACTCCAGACACATAATTCTGCACAGAATCCTTCGTGAGGGCACTAAGATGGCCAGAGACCGGGATCTCTGGTATTTCCACCAGATTGATGGTGGTAAATATAACTTACATGCCATTCAACTGCAAAGATACaatcaagaaatgaaaagatGACTGGATGAACTTTTGGCATTTCACATTACTGTGCATGAACAGGAATTCAACGGTCTACTAGTTACCTGATGCAATACATCCGGCTACACATCAAGCATTCATTTTGTCTGAGCCCCACAGCAAAGCCCACTGTATGTCATGACATGAATATTCCGCTCCTGCAAGTTAATATTATCAAATGCTGCTAGTAAACTCCCTCATGATTGAGCTCCAGGGAAGATACTGGATGTTTATTTAAGTCATAAGAGGTTTCGCAAAGGTTCTCTACTAGTTAGTATAGATAACTAGTCTATACTATGCGATTTTGTGATACCACTgtcaactgttttaaaagcttaaactgttacATGAAGACGTGgtttacattaattattttaacactcccctcacgcttagtttgatttttttggctAATACTACGCatggaaaaattcaattgggaAGGAAAATGGAGTCCGGAAAGATTTAAACTCAGACCCTCTTGCTTTGATACTATTAAAGTATGTCCCATattgcttgacaacgggtcctaaatgctctttatattcatgtagtttCCCTCCACTTatcagtttaagcttttgagttggattttctaacatggtattagagtcaGTGCTATCCCTTTTGCGCATGTGCGTGGTAAAAGTCCACGTGAATAATTCCACGTGCCACTTGTTATCCGccttgcacgtgagaggggtGTTGAAGTATGTCCCACATTACTTGATAATggtcctaaatgctctttatattcacctatcaacttaagcttttgagttggaCTTTTTAACGGATACCATATAAGATTTTGTGGGGCCActatcaactgttctaaaagcttaaactattagaTGAAGGCGCGGTTTAtgttaattattctatcatCTACAAATACAATGATCACAAACTACTGTATCCGGACATCTAGAAAGGAAAGGAGCAACCCAACAATGGATCTTCACTCCTTTAGATCTGACAATCAAACAACCAAGGaaattaagaaaacaaaaaataggaaaaaatggaTTTTAAGATACCTGCATTCATCCAAAGGAGCCTAGACCCTTCCAATCCATTTGCTGTGACATCTAAAAAATGAGAGGAGAACTCAGAAACTTGTCGTGGGATGTTCATGAGAGAGTGAGTTACTGAGCTGCCAAGCATCTCAAAGATGATTAGTTCTTCTATCTTCAAAATCCTATATGGTGCAGATGAACAATCAAACAAATTCCTAATctgtacaaaagaaaaaaagcacaaTTCGAGTTACTGAAAACATGTACAACATGAATTTCAACTAGAAGCCAGAGAGATATTTCTTCGTCAATATACTTGTACAGCTAGATTTTTACGTCCAAATAACTGTCTAAGCTACAGTGAGTTCTGCTCATGGAAAGCAACTAATGAAGTTGACATTACCATCTCAAAAATCCaggtaatcatttttcttttgctgcagACTTGGTACACTGCCCTGACCCCAACCTTTCTGTACTTGCTTGAGAGTTCTGGAGACAGTCCTGCTGCCATCATCTCTGTTCAAGAGCAAAGGTAAGCTATAGGAATGGGcataaaaatttagaactaaatgcATTCCAGCAGGTGGGCCACATACACATTACTTTCAttcaataaggaaaaatagagcATGTAAATTTCCGTGATAACGTGACTTAGTGCAAATTTGCAGCCATATGAGTTGCAACTTGCAATTCAATACTCAACATATAATTAATCCAACAACTTCTCTAACACCATCCATACTTGCCACAATGGCTAGTCTGCAAGCATATCATACTGCGTATATTTAGTGCAGGGAAGAATGATATCCAACCATGATTCTGCACAAAACTGTGTGCCATTTATCGAAGAAGGCACTGAATTGTTTTTATTGTTATTGGACAATTAAGTGAAATCAAGGACTGTAGAGATTTAATATAAGCAGTGAAGTGGCATGCCGACACCCAAAAAGGGAGAACAGAAAGACAAAGTGAGATATTATATATCACTTAATATGTACCGTTGCACTATGCTTTGCCAATTGTATTCCTTATAGATATCCGGTCTTCCGTGAAAGCTTTTCTCCTTACTTGTTGCTACCTCCTCATTCGACACTATGTCCATCATCCTCTCTGCAAGTTGATCAGCctcctttttatttcctttatgccTTAATCCGTCAATTACTGGCATGAATAATGCAGGGTCAACTCCATATCCACTATCGGTCATCTTATTAAGAATGCGACTGGCATCGtctatcttcccttcattacaAAGGATGTTGATGAGATGATTAGAGAGAAAATCTCCCAGATCAAAATGTCTGTTGATTGCAGCTTTGAACAACTCTTCAGCTGCTTCAATTTGCTTTCCCGCGAGCAACTCGTTGAACAGCAAGCTGTAGAGGGGTTCCTTGTGGCCACATATATTAAGAGCTATTTCAAACAACTCCTGGGCCTGTCCAAAGTCGCCAGCCTTGCAGAAAGCTCTGATGAGTATCTTAAAAGTAGAAATATTAGGAAATACTCCCTTCTCAATCATCTCATCTAGAATAGGAGGGGCATCAGTAATTCTCCCACCTTCACACAGGCATCTGATGAAATTATTGTAAGTACAGACATTAGGAGGTattcctctttctttcatttcGTCAAGAAGTCCATATATCTCAAATATCTGATTCTTTCTTCCTAAGCCCAAAATCAATGAATTATATGTTTGTAGCGTCCTGCTGCAACCTTTTTTCTCCATGTCCTTGAGAACTCGAAATGCGGatgataattttccctctttACAGAGAGCATGCACAAAGGCATCATAAATAACAGAATCAGGGCGTATTTTTCTACTCATCATCTCAGCAAACATCTTCTTAGCTTCTTCGACCCTACCAGCCTTGCATAAACCACTAATGACAGTTGAGTAAGAGATTAGATCTGGGGAACATTTGTTGCAATCATTGGCATTGTCGACTAAGCCAATAAATGAATTCCCCAGATTTCCAAGAGCAGCACTTCCGTGACTCCACATGCCACTCACTATCTCCACTGCCTTATCCAACTCACCTCTGAGACATAATCCATGTATTACGATATTACAGGAGACAGTATCTAAGCCATAACCTCTCTCATTCATCTTCTGCAGTAACTTTTCAGCCTCTGATATCCTACCCTCTTTCCAGAGGCTATGTAGCAGGAAATTAGAAGTGTGATTGTTTGGGAAACAGCCACTCTTCACCATCTCCTGGAGAATATTTCTCACTTCCAGCATCTTCCCTTTGTTGCAGTATCCCTGGGCTAAAGTGCTATAAGTGATTGTATCTGGGGAGACACCGGAACTTTTCATTGAACGCATCACTGTCCTTGCAtcagacaacatcccattcttgCACAGCCCATCAATCACAATATTGTACGTGTAAATGCTGGGTTCAACACCACTTTCAATCATCTCATTTATTATTGATTGTGCCTCTAAGAGGTCCCCCTTCCTAATCAAACCTAACAACCAGATATTGTAGCTCTCCAATTTCATCAACTCACTCTTTCTCTTCATCGTATCGCACAGAGTTTTGGCTTCCTCCCACATCCCTTCCTTGCAAAATCCTTCAAGCATTAGATTGTATGTTACAGTGTTTGGCTCAGGGAGGCCCAACTCTTGATCTGTTAGCATATCTCTAAAAATTCTAGAAGCTTCTAATACTTTACCGGCAGAGCAAAGAGCAGACATCCGGGAATTAAAGGTAACAATATCCGGAGACAAGCCATCCCCTCTCATCCTCTCTACCAATTTTTCGGCTTCATCAGTCATACCTTCCCTACAAAAGCTAGAAATCAAAGTATTGTACACTACTTTATTAGGCGTAATGCCTGAGCTCTTCATCTCATTCAAAAGCTCCAACCCCTGGCCACAGAGTTGAGCTCTACAATACCCACGAATCAAAATTCCAAAACTATACTCATTAGGCCGACATCCTTTCTtatgcattttctcaaacaagttCCGGGCATCATTCAAACGGCCCACCTCACAGAGCGCGCTGATCAAGAGATTAAACGTGTAAGTCTCAGGGCTCAACCCCGCAACAACCATATCCTTGTACAACCACAATACATCATCCACATCGTTTCCCCTCAGGCACGCCTGGATAAGCAAATTATACACGAAAACTGAAGGCGGGTGATCAGGGAAACAAGAACGGAGCGACTTGAATTGTGAGACGGCGGCTGCAAGAAGACCCGAATGGGCCAACAATTTCACGAGGGAAACGAGCGAAGAGGGGCGAGTCTCGGTGGGGCACGAGGAGAGGATGAGGCTCCGGAGGTCGTCGATCTCGGTGAGCATTTTGGCGCGAACCAAGATGCCGGCGATGATGGGCAGAGAGCGGACGATGCATTGGGTGTGAGcggaggagggaggggaggagagaatGCGCTTGAAGAGATGCCATGCGAGCTTCGGATTGTTGGCGTTCTTGAAAAGTGCTTTGGCGAGTTTGGCAGTTTGGTCCATTCAACGGCCAAATCGTGTGTCCGTCGACTAAGTTTCGGTTTTTGTTTTGCCGTTGGTTTTCTTCCAGTTTTGATGTCTGTCACTTCGcgccacttctctctctctctctctctctctctctctacacgtACTAactttttaagatttttgttTTAGATCGAACGTAACTTTTCAAgacttatttttttggtcagatctTTTCAAGATTAAAAAGCCAATTTTTTCCAATTGTAATTCGGTAAAATTTCTTATGTAAAATGGTAAACTTCAAATATCAGTGAAGGAAAATCCCAAATAAAGGTGCGaagtactttcattttcttaaataaatacATGAAATAGACATTATTTCAATTAATGGTATGAACtgccctcattttctcggaTAAGAGATaaatgaatcttatttcaagCAAGAGTATGAAGTGATCATATCAGTTTAAAAAGctgctatcattttctcaaataagggaataatgtgaatcttgtttcaaataagggcatttttgtcttttattttttgatttttttctttcttttttcccctttaaaactaaaaaaaaaaaaaaccaggggCCGCTGTCcatctcctttattttttaattagttttgaaacatttaatcaaatttaactaaaatttacATTAAAATTACATCTGGATGAAAATGTCCCGAAATATTTGGCCAACGGGTGAGATAATGCCTTTATCTGAAACAATCATAGCCACTTCaacattttatttaaaataagatctacttcaagcccttatttgagacaatgaggacatttcaagctcttatttctatacaaaaaaaaaagatcttatTTAAAATCTTCCCTATAAGTAATTAATATAAgcttttatttcttgaaatttgCAAATTGAGTATAGAAAGGCCATTTGCACGTTTCCATGTATTTACCTATTAACTTTAGAAAACGAATAAAAGTAGTTAGCCAGTAATCTTTCACTGAAATTTACTAACGATTCAAATTACTGCAAAAATATGTCGCTTGTTCTTGTGATGAGATTCGACGGCAGAAATAATTCTTATTAGAAATTGTACGATGCCTAACACCTACAGAGGATTCAAATTCATTCAATGAGAAacaagattttcttttccttttataccCCAAGCAAATAACCCGGGTGATTTGCGTGATGATCTACGTAGAATTAAGTTTGAAACTGTCTAGTGTTGGCTACACCAAAACCTGGTCTTTAATCATATAACCCGACATTTTGGAGGCTTAATATATTGAGCCCCAATAAATCAAAGTAAGTCAAAATTGGGTACAAAAGTCATGGAGATGGAAGAAATCGCGAGGAgttatattaatcaaattaatttctGTTCAAAAGTATATATTCTGTTCACAGATTTTGTGGAAAGTTAAATCATCTGGACCAgatcaaatgcaaaatgtaaaaaCGTTTAGCTATATCAtgatcaaattaggaaattgccTAATGAAACGACATCCACAGTCCAAATTCGTCACCTGTAATGCGACATCTTGGGGTAAATGGTATGAACCAAATCGAAATGGAATGAGTATGAGTCGAGATCAACTTTTCAGGTAATCAATCACACTAACACAAGCTTACTAACAATCATAGTAAGAACTCAGAATTCACTCTTCAATGTACCGGAGTAAGTATGAACAAACAGGAAGATGTTGATGCTCTGTAGATTCTGAAGCTCAGATAGAAGCCAAGGATTCCTAGATGCGCCACGACACCTTGGCAAGAGTGTATTTACCAGAAGGGAACAGGATATGGCATTCTTTCTTGGAAGTTCTGAGATATCTTGTAATGCGTTGACCTTTGTATTTACATGTGTAGTGATATCACGTGACGAAATTTTTATCACACACGCTTCGCTTTTATCATCTGGCATCAACTCTGCTGTGACGAAGGAGGTGTGTTTTCCTCTTGTTTCTCGTCCGCCACATATCTTGGAGGTGGACCAAACAAACTCAGCAGTACCTGCAAGTAAGTTAATATACGCAATGAATTGCCTAGAGTGCTATGTTGTGTATTCCTACTTGACAAGGGGACGGTCGGACTTGACAGACCAAACCAGGATAGTGTTTGCAGAATCATTGCCTCCACCACCTAGGTGAACCATGGTTCTCGAAAATATAAGGATGAACTTTTATATGCGATGTCATAAAACTATCCAGGAGTACTTGTTTCATAAATTCTTCTTTAAtatggaaagaaataaaaaaaatatattttcatctaGACGATAGACAGAATATGTTATCAAATTAGTAGGATCCATGCATTAAGGAGTTTTCCTTAAAACTTTAAGACTGCATTTGTATAGGGTGACATTAATCGGGATGGTTGAGAGTAGAAATCAGTATAAGGGTCTTTAAGTAAATATCCTAAATACTGATCATGTAATGTTGTGTGATCCTAGACTTCCTTATCTGTAAGCTACCTGTGTCATAGACTACATGTATTGACTCCAGAAAAACACATGGTTTTTCTCTCAATCTCTGTTTTTCACCATTTCAGGGATAACAGCCAGCACTCAGCAGCAAATGAAAGCTGAGGTCTCTAACCGACACATCCATAGAGACAAAGTGCTCCCCACTCCGACACTTCAAGGAGGTAAAAgcaatttctatatttttgtttaACTTACAGGTAGAAGGACAAGCCCATGCAAAAAGCCAATAAGAACCAATGCCAGGTACATTTGGAAGTAATAGACCTGCAAAAGACAATAGGCATAAAACCAATATTCTCAAATAGCCATCTGACAGAAGTGCAGACTGGTAAGGAATACGATAGAGACCACAAAGATTTCTGATCTGGAGAAGTAAAGTACAAGTACTCCACATAGCTTTGTAAGAGTAATGCCGCTGCAACAAGCAAAAAAGCAAAGAGCGGTCAATAATTCAGAAGGATCAGATAAATTTCTCTGGCAAGCATCTCAATTTCTTAGAAGAAATTTCCAGATCAAGAGGGGAGAGGATAGTGTTTCATCAACCTGAAAACAGAAGCACCCATGGTAATGAGAGCCCCTTGCATTCTTTGGCTTCGATCACCGGGGCATATCTGTATAAAAGCGGCACAAAGCAAAAGGATCATCACATTTTATGATTGCCTTTGAATGAGAACACGTAATTACAACCTAGGTCTACTACAGAGAGATCACTGTCGACCCAAGATTTCAAGTGTTCAATTGTGGACAGGAGTTCAATAAGCAAGGCAAATGAATCAACATCAGGCGATTGACAAGACACCGTGTTCTTTAAAACCTTGGCACGTGCAATTCTAAAGATGAGGAAAGATGGGAAGAAGAAACACAATAAAATGATTCTACCAGCTCCCTGCATTTGCAGCCATAGGCACATTGCTAGTCAAGGACAAGCAAGCATTCTACAAGAATTGGATGATACAGAGATCAGATAAGGGCTCACCAGAAAGGCCTGTATTATATGCACACAAAATTCGACAGCAATCCCAATTGACATTACAAGATTAACGACAGAGACAGCATTTAGTTGGATATTAAGAACTGCCATGACACCCTGCAAAGGAGTGAGGTTGTCAAGATCAATGAATagtcatatttttcattaagaGTTAAAAGtaactaatgaaaaatagtCAACATGACGAATCAAAAATACAATGGATCATTGACAGTGCAGAGCTATACCATAAGATCTACAACAATCATTGCTAGTACAATCAATAGGATTATGGAACTCCATAAACTGCACCGGAAAAGACATCAAGTTGACAGTTACTTCAGAATTGATTGTAGATAGATAATCATTTAGGTAATAGAAAGGAAAGAATGGGTGACAAGAGAGAGTACACACCTGGATGTGACAACCAAGAAAACAACAAAGATTGCACCTGTTAACAAAACCACCAAAACTTAAAGAGGGAACACCCTAATGATCCTTTAACCCAACATCCGCATCCTCTATGGGGTACACCTCAAGAATGACTAACAAAACAAAGTAAACAAATAACAGATGCAGAAAATGGCATACACCAGCTGCTTTTCCTAGAAGACAATTGTTATTTTGCTGACCAGGGAGTGACCATCAAAAGATCATGGAGTGTAGTCCAAGgcacaaattttatattttattatgtacttttcaaaaaatgctAAGACCTACCcatagaaatattaaaatattgtgaGTAAGGGTAAGTAATttaattaggaaaagaaatcaGAACTAGTTGGGACTGTAAGcataaaaaaggggggaaagatGATGGGAGATCATTGGAGACCATTCATAACGTACATGAAGTGAATGACTGCACTTTACACATGAATAGATAAATTTGCagatactttttttattttttgtcaaatttcacAGATACTGGACTTGCTGAGAAATGGTCACAATGGCTCAAAATGATTAATATAATGAATCCCCGTGAAAAGGCAAAGGTTAACTATGTTTTCCCGCAGTTCAGATGTCACGATGCAGATGAATAAGGAATTACACCCGAGGTAATTTTTTGCAGAGTATAATAATATGGTTTTCACTGTTTTTCAGTGACATACCAAGGGCTATGGCAATGTTGATCAAAGCCACCCTCCATATATCCAGATATTGCTCAAAAAAGATATAGAAGACTGAATATGGAAATATTTCCATCtgtatcagaaaagaaaagaccatCATATATGTCAATCAACATAAGAACATAGCCACCCTCCAAATCATGACAAAACTAAGTACAAGATTGTGATGATATATCTAATGAAAAGATGTTCCCTCCATATATCCAGGTATTGCTCAAAAAAGATATATAAGACTGAATATGGAAATATTTCCATCtgtatcagaaaagaaaagaccagCACATATGTCAATCAACATAAGAACATAGCCACCCTCCAAATCATGCCAAAAGTAAGTACAAGATTGTGATGATATATCTAATGAAAAGATGTTCGTTCAAATATAAGCCAAACAATCAGAAAGAATTCAATAGTGAAAAGCGAAGTGGCAGGTGCATAGAAACTCCAGAAGCATTCAAATCATGATGCCCAACCATCAGTCATATAGATTATTACAGATTAATGACGAGCCCATAATGGAATACCTGTCATCAATGTAACCATGAGACTACTGCCAAACTCCATATTGAGAAAATACCAAACAGATTgcaatttatttaaaaagtttGGCTAATCATAGGCAACATTCCTCCATATGAACCAACAAGTCAAAAATGGATGGCAAATTTGAGGTTCAGGTGCACTTAAGCTCAGCCATCATCACCTCCAAATGATTCTAGCTCTTGACGGCGCAGCACTTATAAACCCTTGCATGTTGGTCCTAACAAACTTGAGACACTTCAACCATTTTATAGCAAAATGAATGAGCCAAAGAAACGAAGCATTATTAAATATTGTCACCGCTAAGTTTCCACCTCAGCTTGCCAACCTCTGTTTGCTAGTTATTAGAGATTATAAACATAAAGTTGAACAACTTTGGAACcttgagagaagaagaaactcttGCGCTAAACTCCCTTGCAGCACGCATGGAATTAACGTAGTCACCCTACAAATCACAGACATATCCAACCAAGTAAGGATGATTGACACATTTTGTAGTCTTTTATTTTGTATTATTCAACCCATATGGTCTCCGTAGAGACAATTTTCTCCCAACCCCTCAGGGAGCAGGAGCAAACCCCTGTTCGCGTG
It encodes the following:
- the LOC115735614 gene encoding LOW QUALITY PROTEIN: pentatricopeptide repeat-containing protein At2g17140 (The sequence of the model RefSeq protein was modified relative to this genomic sequence to represent the inferred CDS: deleted 1 base in 1 codon); this encodes MDQTAKLAKALFKNANNPKLAWHLFKRILSSPPSSAHTQCIVRSLPIIAGILVRAKMLTEIDDLRSLILSSCPTETRPSSLVSLVKLLAHSGLLAAAVSQFKSLRSCFPDHPPSVFVYNLLIQACLRGNDVDDVLWLYKDMVVAGLSPETYTFNLLISALCEVGRLNDARNLFEKMHKKGCRPNEYSFGILIRGYCRAQLCGQGLELLNEMKSSGITPNKVVYNTLISSFCREGMTDEAEKLVERMRGDGLSPDIVTFNSRMSALCSAGKVLEASRIFRDMLTDQELGLPEPNTVTYNLMLEGFCKEGMWEEAKTLCDTMKRKSELMKLESYNIWLLGLIRKGDLLEAQSIINEMIESGVEPSIYTYNIVIDGLCKNGMLSDARTVMRSMKSSGVSPDTITYSTLAQGYCNKGKMLEVRNILQEMVKSGCFPNNHTSNFLLHSLWKEGRISEAEKLLQKMNERGYGLDTVSCNIVIHGLCLRGELDKAVEIVSGMWSHGSAALGNLGNSFIGLVDNANDCNKCSPDLISYSTVISGLCKAGRVEEAKKMFAEMMSRKIRPDSVIYDAFVHALCKEGKLSSAFRVLKDMEKKGCSRTLQTYNSLILGLGRKNQIFEIYGLLDEMKERGIPPNVCTYNNFIRCLCEGGRITDAPPILDEMIEKGVFPNISTFKILIRAFCKAGDFGQAQELFEIALNICGHKEPLYSLLFNELLAGKQIEAAEELFKAAINRHFDLGDFLSNHLINILCNEGKIDDASRILNKMTDSGYGVDPALFMPVIDGLRHKGNKKEADQLAERMMDIVSNEEVATSKEKSFHGRPDIYKEYNWQSIVQRDDGSRTVSRTLKQVQKGWGQGSVPSLQQKKMITWIFEMIRNLFDCSSAPYRILKIEELIIFEMLGSSVTHSLMNIPRQVSEFSSHFLDVTANGLEGSRLLWMNAVEWHVSYIYHHQSGGNTRDPGLWPS